A window from Theobroma cacao cultivar B97-61/B2 chromosome 3, Criollo_cocoa_genome_V2, whole genome shotgun sequence encodes these proteins:
- the LOC18606443 gene encoding DNA-directed RNA polymerase IV subunit 1 isoform X3: MTSMENDLYEAEQLPAAFVTGIRFNVSNDRDNEKMSVMEIAAPSEVSDPKLGFPNFSNHCTTCGAADMKHCEGHFGVINFPYAILHPYFLSEVVQILNKICPGCKSVRKDLRIKGANSVSKVNQRKGCKYCVGNSIDWYPPMNFKISSKDLFRKSAIIVEVSEKSSMKVRKRGKQALPSDYWDFIPKDEQQEESLIRPNRRVLSHSQVRYLLKDVDPEFIKKFVLSMDSIFLNCFPVTPNSHRVTEIMHASSNGQRLIFDQRTRVYKKLADFRGIANELSSHVLECLKISKLHLEKPSNEESALVLAQKRNKDSASNMSGLRYMKDVILGKRNDHCFRMVLTGNPNLKLSEIGIPCHVAERLQIAEQLNNWNEERLKACCDLRLLEKGEIHVRREGRLVRIRHNEKLQVGDTIFRPLNNGDIILINRPPSIHQHSLIALSVKVLPVSSVVSINPLICSPFRGDFDGDCLHGYVPQSIKARVELIELVSLNRQLINGQSGRNLLSLSHDSLTAAYLVKEDGVLLNLFQMQQLEMFCPNHSPFPAIVKAPLLRSSVWTGKQLLSMLFPLEFDYDFTPNDVVIRNGELISSSEGSTWLRDADGNLFQSLIKHYQGKVLDFLYAAQEVLCEWLSMRGLSVSLLDLYLSSDSNSQKNMMDEIFCGLQEIEQTCNFKQLMVDSNHDFLVGHDEEVDSFMALDVEQMCYEKQRSAALSQASVDSFKQVFRDIQNLLYKYANKDNSLLTMFKAGSKGNLLKLVQHSLCLGLQHSLVPLSFRFPHQLSCAAWNNQKSHGLTQKVDDTAESAKNYIPYAVVESSFMTGLNPLESFVHSVTSRDSSFSDNADLPGTLSRRLMFFMRDLYTAYDGTVRNSCGDLVVQFCYDIDKDASSPTSCAHELISESSTIPEGIGGQPVGSLSACAISEAAYSALDQPVSLLETSPLLNLKRVLECGSKRSNADQTMTLFLSNKLGRKRHGSEYAALEVKNHLERLTFSDIVTTVSIIFSPRMYRENHFTPWVCHFHVCKDTMKRRQLKVQSIIDSLHMHCTTAKTMWKISLPDMQITSNGRACSHIDMPNEDDTFCITVTIVEYSKSSHMELDVIRDMVIPYLLEAVIKGFPEIKKVDILWKDRLKVSKPHRSSCGELYLRVFVSGDFGITKLWGVLMNDCLQIMDMIDWTRSHPDNINQLCLAYGIDAGWKFFLNVCYHC, encoded by the exons ATGACCTCCATGGAAAATGACTTGTATGAAGCGGAACAACTGCCAGCTGCCTTTGTGACTGGAATAAGATTTAATGTCTCGAACGACAGAGATAAT GAGAAGATGTCTGTCATGGAAATTGCTGCACCCAGCGAGGTGTCTGATCCTAAGTTGGGGTTCCCAAATTTTTCTAATCATTGCACCACCTGTGGCGCCGCAGATATGAAACATTGTGAAG GTCATTTTGGGGTTATCAACTTTCCATATGCAATACTCCATCCATATTTTCTATCAGAAGTTGTACAGATATTAAATAAGATTTGCCCAGGATGTAAATCGGTCCGGAAAGATCTAAGGATAAAG GGAGCTAATTCAGTATCCAAAGTAAATCAACGAAAGGGGTGTAAATATTGTGTT GGGAATTCAATAGATTGGTATCCACCAATGAATTTCAAGATATCCTCAAAAGATCTTTTTAGAAAAAGTGCAATTATAGTGGAGGTAAGTGAAAAATCTTCAATGAAGGTCCGAAAGAGAGGAAAGCAAGCATTACCTTCGGATTACTGGGATTTTATCCCAAAAGATGAACAACAAGAAGAAAGTTTAATCAGACCAAATAGAAGAGTCCTATCACATTCCCAG GTTCGTTACTTATTGAAGGATGTTGATCCAGAGTTCATTAAAAAGTTTGTTTTAAGTATGGACTCTATTTTCCTCAATTGTTTTCCCGTGACACCAAATAGTCATCGAGTGACAGAAATCATGCATGCATCTTCTAATGGGCAGCGATTGATTTTT GATCAAAGAACCAGGGTTTACAAGAAACTGGCTGATTTCAGAGGGATAGCTAATGAATTGAGTTCCCATGTATTGGAATGCCTAAAAATTTCTAAG CTGCACCTGGAGAAGCCATCAAATGAAGAATCTGCACTTGTCCTTGCCCAGAAAAGGAATAAAGATTCTGCTTCCAACATGTCTGGTTTAAGATATATGAAAGATGTTATTCTTGGGAAGCGAAATGACCACTGCTTCCGCATGGTTCTCACTGGGAATCCAAATCTTAAACTGTCTGAAATTGGTATACCATGTCATGTTGCGGAGAGGTTGCAAATTGCTGAGCAACTGAACAACTGGAACGAGGAAAGATTGAAAGCTTGTTGTGATTTGCGTCTTCTTGAGAAGGGTGAGATTCACGTTCGGAGAGAAGGTAGATTAGTTAGAATTCGCCATAACGAAAAGCTCCAAGTGGGGGACACTATCTTTAGGCCCCTCAACAATGGGGATATTATTCTTATAAACAGACCTCCTTCTATACATCAGCACTCTCTCATTGCTCTTTCTGTTAAAGTCCTGCCTGTCAGTTCAGTTGTTTCTATAAACCCACTTATTTGTTCCCCTTTTCGTGGAGATTTTGATGGTGATTGCCTTCATGGCTATGTTCCTCAGTCCATCAAAGCAAGAGTTGAGCTTATTGAACTTGTTTCTTTGAACAGGCAGCTAATTAATGGCCAAAGTGGTCGAAATCTGCTCTCACTCAGTCATGATAGTTTAACTGCTGCTTATTTGGTCAAGGAGGATGGGGTTCTCTTGAACCTATTCCAAATGCAACAACTGGAAATGTTCTGTCCCAATCATTCACCGTTTCCAGCAATTGTCAAAGCTCCTTTACTGAGGAGTTCTGTTTGGACTGGAAAGCAGTTACTCAGCATGCTCTTCCCTCTGGAGtttgattatgattttactccaaatgatgTTGTTATCCGTAATGGGGAGCTTATATCTTCATCTGAAGGGTCTACTTGGCTACGAGATGCTGATGGCAACCTTTTTCAAAGTCTTATTAAACATTATCAAGGAAAAGTCCTTGACTTTTTGTATGCTGCTCAGGAAGTTCTTTGTGAGTGGTTGTCAATGAGGGGTTTGAGTGTTTCACTCTTGGACCTATACCTATCTTCTGACTCAAATTCACAAAAGAACATGATGGATGAAATCTTTTGTGGTCTGCAAGAAATAGAGCAGACATGTAACTTTAAACAGTTAATGGTTGACTCTAATCATGATTTCCTTGTTGGACATGATGAAGAAGTTGATAGTTTTATGGCTTTGGATGTTGAACAGATGTGCTATGAGAAGCAAAGATCAGCGGCACTAAGCCAAGCTTCTGTTGATTCTTTTAAGCAAGTTTTTCGAGATATTCAGAATTTACTCTACAAATATGCAAACAAAGATAATTCACTACTGACCATGTTCAAAGCAGGGAGCAAGGGTAACTTGCTGAAGTTAGTACAGCATAGCTTGTGTCTTGGATTGCAACATTCACTTGTTCCCTTATCATTCAGATTTCCTCATCAGCTCTCATGTGCTGCATGGAATAATCAAAAGTCTCATGGCTTAACGCAGAAGGTTGATGATACTGCTGAATCTGCTAAGAATTATATCCCCTATGCTGTCGTTGAAAGTTCTTTTATGACAGGTCTGAATCCATTAGAATCTTTTGTTCATTCAGTTACTAGTCGAGACAGTTCTTTCAGTGACAATGCTGACCTGCCTGGGACGCTGTCTCGAAGGCTTATGTTCTTCATGCGTGATCTATACACGGCATATGATGGAACTGTGAGGAATTCATGTGGAGATCTGGTCGTTCAGTTCTGCTATGATATTGATAAGGATGCATCTAGTCCAACTAGTTGTGCTCACGAATTAATCAGTGAGAGCAGTACTATTCCTGAAGGAATAGGTGGCCAACCTGTTGGTTCATTATCTGCTTGTGCCATTTCTGAGGCTGCATATAGTGCTTTGGATCAACCAGTTAGTCTACTTGAAACTTCACCGTTGCTGAATCTGAAg AGGGTCCTTGAATGTGGTTCTAAAAGAAGCAATGCTGACCAAACCatgacattatttttatctaataAACTTGGAAGGAAGAGGCATGGTTCGGAGTATGCAGCCTTAGAGGTCAAGAATCATCTGGAGAGATTGACCTTTTCAGATATTGTAACTACTGTCTCAATAAT CTTCTCTCCACGGATGTATAGGGAAAACCACTTCACTCCTTGGGTTTGCCACTTTCATGTGTGCAAG GATACTATGAAAAGGAGGCAGCTTAAAGTGCAGTCTATTATTGATTCTCTTCACATGCACTGCACCACTGCGAAAACAATGTGGAAAATCAGTTTGCCTGACATGCAAATTACAAGCAA TGGCAGGGCTTGTTCTCATATTGACATGCCAAATGAAGATGATACATTTTGTATCACTGTTACGATTGTTGAATACTCCAAAAGTTCTCATATGGAATTGGATGTGATTCGAGACATGGTGATACCTTACCTACTTGAAGCAGTAATAAAAG GATTCCCGGAGATCAAGAAGGTGGATATTTTATGGAAAGATCGGCTCAAAGTCTCAAAACCACATAGAAGTTCTTGTGGTGAACTTTACTTGAGGGTATTTGTATCAGGCGATTTTGGTATAACAAAGCTCTGGGGTGTGCTTATGAATGATTGCCTCCAGATAATGGATATGATCGATTGGACGCGCAGTCATCCAGATAACATTAATCAGTTGTGCTTGGCATATGGAATAGATGCTGGATggaaattttttcttaatgtgTGCTATCATTGTT AA